The following are encoded together in the Humulus lupulus chromosome 5, drHumLupu1.1, whole genome shotgun sequence genome:
- the LOC133779036 gene encoding uncharacterized protein LOC133779036, which translates to MSGEFNDLKSIIMKENECAFFVHCFSHQLQLSLLVVAKKHDLIGTFFTVVSNVVNVVGALFKRHDILWEKQALKVIEVLKGGELLSGRGQNQESGIKRPCDTRWGSHFGKLYYHNILGITNELSQVLQKGDQDIVNAMDLVKICKKQLQMTRDNGWDSLVEEVYNFRMKFNIDVLDMNHMYCPQGKSQCKAPRLTNFHYFRVDFFNTVIDLQLQELNSHFNEANTELLLCLACLSPANSFSSFDKGKLIRLVQLYPCDFSTMDIKVLEYQLQTHVDDMRSHVKFSGLKGMVDLSKKLVETKKVYPLVYLLIKLALTLPVATTLVERAFSTMNIVKNQIHNKIGDQWLNDSLTVYLEKDVFNAIDN; encoded by the exons ATGAGTGGAGAGTTTAATGATTTGAAAAGTATTATCATGAAGGAGAATGAATGTGCTTTTTTTGTCCATTGTTTTTCTCATCAACTACAATTATCACTCTTGGTTGTGGCAAAGAAACATGATTTAATAG GTACTTTTTTCACCGTAGTGTCTAATGTGGTGAATGTTGTTGGAGCCTTATTTAAGCGTCATGACATTCTTTGGGAAAAACAAGCTCTCAAAGTCATCGAAGTTTTAAAAGGTGGAGAACTTTTGAGTGGAAGAGGCCAAAATCAAGAAAGTGGAATTAAGCGTCCGTGCGATACACGTTGGGGATCACACTTTGGTAAGCTTTACTATCAT AATATTCTTGGGATCACAAATGAGTTGTCACAAGTCTTACAAAAAGGTGATCAAGATATTGTGAATGCAATGGATTTAGTCAAAATATGCAAGAAACAGCTACAAATGACGAGAGACAATGGATGGGATTCTTTAGTAGAAGAAGTTTATAATTTTCGTATGAAGTTCAATATTGATGTTCTTGATATGAATCATATGTATTGTCCTCAAGGGAAATCACAGTGCAAGGCTCCAAGGCTTACAAATTTTCACTATTTCCGTGTTGATTTTTTCAATACAGTGATAGATTTACAGCTACAAGAGCTAAATAGTCATTTTAATGAAGCTAATACCGAGTTGCTACTTTGTTTAGCGTGCTTATCTCCAGCtaattcattttcttcttttgatAAGGGAAAGTTAATCCGTCTTGTTCAACTTTATCCATGTGATTTTTCTACAATGGATATAAAGGTACTAGAATATCAACTTCAAACCCATGTTGATGATATGCGTTCTCATGTCAAGTTTTCAGGTTTGAAAGGGATGGTTGATCTTTCTAAGAAACTAGTTGAGACAAAAAAGGTATATCCATTGGTTTATTTGCTTATTAAATTGGCATTAACGCTTCCAGTTGCAACAACTTTGGTAGAAAGAGCATTCTCTACAATGAACATTGTGAAGAATCAAATACACAACAAAATAGGAGATCAATGGTTGAATGATAGCCTTACTGTGTATCTTGAGAAGGATGTATTCAATGCTATTGATAATTAG
- the LOC133834735 gene encoding protein SHORTAGE IN CHIASMATA 1 isoform X1, whose product MRARFSDVDYFATTPFQLNETLTFLQLPVAQVSLSPPVTSTFSDLLFLRSYSTSKVSLRIENLPIETALSQFFSNVIPQKIVTCAEDFEDDVPSSSHTSSSSRSHETHLSENIRVLNEQKEVESHRASRSKVVEMEVLNKSNAVTVDVKVPRRYEVIQFETPELDEFVETSSFFENKGIHILSEVPEIEESLDMLKPGPATHYPNEVHKSVLSVEDITIEYPIGQKANSPEDFQDQIQFNKGNFPILEVDEIILEHIAGFSVKEKFLSFIENAELQHLQTDDLEFNNKELWGSKDYDVSGFISDHSLSPHSCGYELGSRDNFPEIDLISLVEISQIRMSSRIQRTSESECFLSDKPFVYQEFQILDKDSSQIFEDLLNRQTMYETETSDWMFNEDMNFKNFNKLIVSHELTLVDDTFKSLPVPVLSDHGKLRSIYTIIEGKLAQLKPQPLSALDGIYLDWHILEEVSYDRNTSINYEKDLHDMGSCNIDFDWDSFGDRNAVYDFIFSDDGVYAFNKEENGDSKELLSNVSIPVGIEPRHFLGSEFPQPKNEECLARKNDERASFIFKSMSHSNDLDFFRKTQKASTGTNSEPTVKTFNKNATSPKVALGNSVADVSQGGESITLLDRDEDVNNQKKLFLNPSIQEKCNVRSEEPADNVETCSMPLHPSMSFPEESKHRSPQESMSSLPKTVILVNTQNLDKEMIVSRRSTYQKILAIEKQGAQVVERDSDLPVDVVINSAICLVWYDCRNIGKKTTAVDEASSSLPLCIENIATNVLTLLSFTFSGCILVFEGEHSFLSTVMESSDGLYAAAASLGIDVQLFCSYSSELTDEIIMSCIGYATGGVYPRMTESETLAESFLTKFPSVNPLTAHAILSSGGMLIEFLEWSNECRIRALQKFNVPDESINLLGALLKYGEREDSRSIMTDYSSSVSSGMDSERFNLNVASKRKRWSYDDSLENIDIQTDDLLHDDTVKHFSKGTLNTSTGTKPYESFMSKDHDTFHEFKNPIPYESNLFHQEHGFDEAMMMNHFVVPEPYDFQKSKEPQRFKETKKPALSSKDRLSGQLQGTDVDLLKSFDLHDISSSDILFEDQKGEVIDLTGSPAPGMEFSSVDNPISFFIPEMEKYGMIKSKTARRLSFDKNHQPKFPTSTEICSGSNIRNSVKDQKKSLHVGASNSSDIDLENNATSLDKRNKLLEDCFKHRSAEKSQGLQFQGRNSSLHGDTPLSHALHLASPQQKSPWTMEFLNKIKEKSRIRHQSLPCDTAAPCFGCSGDVSKVTKRRSPSILEFFKYQGGNNMRKIPEQKKHKRSTQLSSSKDEKTSASTLPTWTPLDKRARQTLSFANEGKGQTKLVWSDGIHNPSKKFFH is encoded by the exons ATGCGGGCTCGTTTCTCCGACGTTGATTACTTCGCCACcactccgttccaactcaacgaAACCCTAACCTTCCTCCAACTCCCAGTTGCTCaagtctctctctctcctcccgtCACCTCCACCTTCTCCGACCTGCTCTTCCTCCGATCATATTCCACCTCCAAAGTCTCCCTTCGAATCGAAAATTTACCAATCGAAACTGCTCTTTCCCAGTTCTTTTCCAATGTTATTCCTCAGAAAATCGTCACCTGCGCCGAAGATTTTGAGGATGACGTTCCGTCCTCGAGTCATACAAGTTCCAGTTCCAGAAGCCACGAGACTCATTTATCGGAG AATATTCGGGTTCTTAACGAGCAAAAGGAAGTGGAGAGTCACAGAGCTTCTCGATCCAAAGTTGTTGAAATGGAAGTTCTTAAT AAGAGTAATGCAGTTACTGTTGATGTTAAAGTTCCACGACGATATGAAGTAATTCAATTTGAAACACCAGAGCTTGATGAATTCGTG GAAACATCTTCATTCTTTGAAAACAAGGGGATCCACATTCTTTCTGAGGTTCCAGAGATTGAAGAAAGTTTG GATATGCTCAAGCCAGGGCCTGCAACTCATTATCCTAATGAAGTTCACAAGTCAGTTCTGTCTGTTGAAGATATTACCATTGAGTATCCCATCGGGCAAAAGGCTAATTCCCCCGAAGATTTTCAGGACCAGATTCAATTTAATAAAGGAAATTTCCCAATTTTAGAAGTGGATGAAATAATTCTGGAGCATATTGCAGGCTTTTCTGTTAAGGAAAAGTTTCTTTCCTTCATTGAAAATGCTGAACTACAACATTTACAAACAGATGACCTGGAGTTCAACAACAAAGAGCTTTGGGGTTCTAAAGATTATGATGTATCAGGGTTTATTTCAGACCATAGTCTATCACCTCACTCTTGTGGATATGAGCTGGGATCCCGGGACAATTTCCCAGAAATAGACTTGATAAGTCTGGTAGAAATTTCACAGATTAGGATGAGCTCTAGAATTCAAAGGACATCAGAAAGTGAATGTTTTCTGTCAGATAAACCATTTGTTTATCAGGAGTTTCAAATCCTTGACAAGGATTCGTCTCAAATTTTTGAAGACCTCTTGAACAGACAAACAATGTATGAAACAGAAACTTCTGACTGGATGTTTAATGAAGACATGAACTTCAAGAATTTCAACAAATTGATTGTTAGTCATGAGCTAACACTTGTAGATGACACATTCAAATCATTGCCCGTACCTGTTCTTTCTGATCATGGAAAACTGAGGTCAATCTACACAATTATTGAAGGAAAACTTGCTCAACTAAAACCACAGCCCTTATCTGCACTAGATGGAATATACTTGGACTGGCATATTCTTGAGGAAGTTAGCTATGACCGTAACACTAGTATAAACTACGAGAAAGATTTACATGATATGGGTTCATGCAACATTGATTTTGATTGGGATTCTTTTGGTGATAGAAATGCGGTATATGATTTCATCTTCTCTGATGATGGTGTATATGCATTTAATAAGGAGGAAAATGGAGATTCAAAGGAGCTTCTTTCTAATGTATCTATCCCTGTTGGAATTGAACCAAGACATTTTTTAGGTAGTGAGTTCCCACAACCGAAGAATGAAGAATGCTTGGCCAGAAAGAATGATGAGAGGGCTTCATTCATATTCAAGTCTATGTCACATTCTAATGATCTTGATTTTTTCAGAAAAACTCAGAAAGCCTCCACTGGAACAAACAGTGAACCAACAGTTAAGACATTCAATAAAAATGCCACATCTCCCAAAGTTGCACTGGGTAACTCAGTAGCAGATGTATCTCAGGGAGGGGAATCAATCACCCTTTTAGATAGGGATGAGGATGTTAACAATCAGAAGAAGCTCTTTCTCAATCCATCTATTCAGGAAAAGTGTAATGTCAGATCTGAAGAGCCTGCAGATAATGTAGAAACTTGCAGTATGCCTTTACACCCTTCTATGTCATTTCCAGAAGAGTCTAAGCACAGGAGCCCTCAAGAAAGCATGTCATCTCTTCCCAAAACAGTGATACTTGTTAACACACAAAATCTTGATAAGGAAATGATAGTATCCAGAAGAAGTACCTATCAAAAAATTCTTGCAATAGAGAAACAAGGTGCACAAGTTGTCGAACGTGATTCAGATTTACCTGTAGATGTTGTGATAAATTCTGCAATTTGTTTAGTTTGGTATGATTGCAGAAATATTGGAAAGAAAACAACTGCAGTGGATGAAGCTTCTTCAAGCTTACCCTTGTGCATTGAGAACATTGCAACAAATGTTTTGACTTTGCTGAGTTTCACTTTCAGTGGCTGCATTCTG GTCTTTGAGGGAGAACACAGTTTCCTTTCTACTGTAATGGAATCCTCTGATGGACTTTATGCTGCAGCAGCGAGCCTTGGAATTGATGTGCAGCTCTTTTGTTCCTATTCATCTGAGTTGACTGATGAAATTATAATGAGCTGCATTGGATATGCCACTGGAGGTGTATATCCAAGAATGACTGAATCAGAAACTCTTGCAGAGTCATTTCTTACAAAGTTTCCTTCAGTCAATCCTTTGACAGCTCATGCAATTTTATCTTCGGGAGGCATGCTTATTGAGTTCCTGGAATGGTCAAATGAATGCAGGATTCGCGCGCTCCAGAAATTTAATGTTCCTGATGAAAGTATCAATTTGTTAGGTGCTTTATTGAAATATGGTGAGCGGGAGGATTCGAGATCAATAATGACAGACTATTCTTCTTCAGTCTCTTCTGGTATGGACTCTGAAAGGTTCAATCTAAATGTTGcttctaaaagaaaaagatggagcTACGATGATAGCCTTGAAAACATTGATATACAAACGGATGATTTATTGCACGATGATACAGTAAAGCACTTTTCTAAAGGTACCCTTAATACTTCTACAGGAACAAAACCTTATGAGTCATTCATGTCAAAAGATCATGACACATTTCATGAGTTCAAAAACCCGATACCATATGAGAGCAATCTGTTCCATCAAGAACATGGATTCGATGAAGCTATGATGATGAATCATTTTGTTGTTCCAGAGCCATATGATTTTCAAAAGTCTAAAGAACCTCAAAGGTTTAAGGAAACTAAAAAGCCTGCTTTATCTTCCAAAGATAGGTTGTCAGGTCAACTACAGGGAACAGACGTGGATTTGTTGAAAAGCTTTGATCTGCATGATATCAGCAGTTCTGATATTCTTTTTGAGGACCAAAAAGGTGAAGTCATTGACCTGACTGGAAGTCCTGCACCAGGTATGGAGTTTTCTTCTGTTGACAACCCCATATCCTTTTTTATCCCTGAAATGGAAAAATATGGCATGATAAAGTCCAAAACTGCAAGAAGATTATCATTTGACAAAAACCATCAGCCTAAGTTTCCAACAAGTACAGAAATTTGCTCAGGTTCAAATATTCGGAATTCTGTAAAAGACCAGAAGAAGAGTTTACATGTTGGAGCCAGCAATTCCTCAGATATAGATCTTGAAAATAATGCTACATCTTTAGACAAACGTAACAAGCTTTTAGAGGATTGTTTCAAACATAGATCTGCTGAAAAATCTCAAGGGTTACAGTTCCAAGGGAGGAACTCGTCACTTCATGGAGATACTCCGCTCTCACATGCCCTCCATTTGGCCAGTCCGCAACAAAAGTCTCCATGGACAATGGAGTTTCTtaacaaaataaaggaaaagagtAGAATTCGTCATCAGTCCCTTCCTTGTGACACAGCTGCCCCTTGTTTTGGGTGTTCGGGGGATGTATCGAAAGTTACCAAGCGAAGAAGCCCCTCCATTCTTGAATTTTTCAAGTACCAAGGAGGCAACAATATGAGGAAGATACCAGAACAAAAGAAACATAAGCGATCTACACAGTTGAGTTCATCAAAAGATGAAAAAACTTCTGCCTCCACTCTTCCCACATGGACACCTCTAGATAAAAGAGCACGGCAG ACACTATCTTTTGCAAATGAGGGAAAAGGCCAAACTAAGCTGGTCTGGAGTGATGGAATTCACAATCCGAGCAAAAAGTTTTTCCATTAA
- the LOC133834735 gene encoding protein SHORTAGE IN CHIASMATA 1 isoform X2 yields the protein MLKPGPATHYPNEVHKSVLSVEDITIEYPIGQKANSPEDFQDQIQFNKGNFPILEVDEIILEHIAGFSVKEKFLSFIENAELQHLQTDDLEFNNKELWGSKDYDVSGFISDHSLSPHSCGYELGSRDNFPEIDLISLVEISQIRMSSRIQRTSESECFLSDKPFVYQEFQILDKDSSQIFEDLLNRQTMYETETSDWMFNEDMNFKNFNKLIVSHELTLVDDTFKSLPVPVLSDHGKLRSIYTIIEGKLAQLKPQPLSALDGIYLDWHILEEVSYDRNTSINYEKDLHDMGSCNIDFDWDSFGDRNAVYDFIFSDDGVYAFNKEENGDSKELLSNVSIPVGIEPRHFLGSEFPQPKNEECLARKNDERASFIFKSMSHSNDLDFFRKTQKASTGTNSEPTVKTFNKNATSPKVALGNSVADVSQGGESITLLDRDEDVNNQKKLFLNPSIQEKCNVRSEEPADNVETCSMPLHPSMSFPEESKHRSPQESMSSLPKTVILVNTQNLDKEMIVSRRSTYQKILAIEKQGAQVVERDSDLPVDVVINSAICLVWYDCRNIGKKTTAVDEASSSLPLCIENIATNVLTLLSFTFSGCILVFEGEHSFLSTVMESSDGLYAAAASLGIDVQLFCSYSSELTDEIIMSCIGYATGGVYPRMTESETLAESFLTKFPSVNPLTAHAILSSGGMLIEFLEWSNECRIRALQKFNVPDESINLLGALLKYGEREDSRSIMTDYSSSVSSGMDSERFNLNVASKRKRWSYDDSLENIDIQTDDLLHDDTVKHFSKGTLNTSTGTKPYESFMSKDHDTFHEFKNPIPYESNLFHQEHGFDEAMMMNHFVVPEPYDFQKSKEPQRFKETKKPALSSKDRLSGQLQGTDVDLLKSFDLHDISSSDILFEDQKGEVIDLTGSPAPGMEFSSVDNPISFFIPEMEKYGMIKSKTARRLSFDKNHQPKFPTSTEICSGSNIRNSVKDQKKSLHVGASNSSDIDLENNATSLDKRNKLLEDCFKHRSAEKSQGLQFQGRNSSLHGDTPLSHALHLASPQQKSPWTMEFLNKIKEKSRIRHQSLPCDTAAPCFGCSGDVSKVTKRRSPSILEFFKYQGGNNMRKIPEQKKHKRSTQLSSSKDEKTSASTLPTWTPLDKRARQTLSFANEGKGQTKLVWSDGIHNPSKKFFH from the exons ATGCTCAAGCCAGGGCCTGCAACTCATTATCCTAATGAAGTTCACAAGTCAGTTCTGTCTGTTGAAGATATTACCATTGAGTATCCCATCGGGCAAAAGGCTAATTCCCCCGAAGATTTTCAGGACCAGATTCAATTTAATAAAGGAAATTTCCCAATTTTAGAAGTGGATGAAATAATTCTGGAGCATATTGCAGGCTTTTCTGTTAAGGAAAAGTTTCTTTCCTTCATTGAAAATGCTGAACTACAACATTTACAAACAGATGACCTGGAGTTCAACAACAAAGAGCTTTGGGGTTCTAAAGATTATGATGTATCAGGGTTTATTTCAGACCATAGTCTATCACCTCACTCTTGTGGATATGAGCTGGGATCCCGGGACAATTTCCCAGAAATAGACTTGATAAGTCTGGTAGAAATTTCACAGATTAGGATGAGCTCTAGAATTCAAAGGACATCAGAAAGTGAATGTTTTCTGTCAGATAAACCATTTGTTTATCAGGAGTTTCAAATCCTTGACAAGGATTCGTCTCAAATTTTTGAAGACCTCTTGAACAGACAAACAATGTATGAAACAGAAACTTCTGACTGGATGTTTAATGAAGACATGAACTTCAAGAATTTCAACAAATTGATTGTTAGTCATGAGCTAACACTTGTAGATGACACATTCAAATCATTGCCCGTACCTGTTCTTTCTGATCATGGAAAACTGAGGTCAATCTACACAATTATTGAAGGAAAACTTGCTCAACTAAAACCACAGCCCTTATCTGCACTAGATGGAATATACTTGGACTGGCATATTCTTGAGGAAGTTAGCTATGACCGTAACACTAGTATAAACTACGAGAAAGATTTACATGATATGGGTTCATGCAACATTGATTTTGATTGGGATTCTTTTGGTGATAGAAATGCGGTATATGATTTCATCTTCTCTGATGATGGTGTATATGCATTTAATAAGGAGGAAAATGGAGATTCAAAGGAGCTTCTTTCTAATGTATCTATCCCTGTTGGAATTGAACCAAGACATTTTTTAGGTAGTGAGTTCCCACAACCGAAGAATGAAGAATGCTTGGCCAGAAAGAATGATGAGAGGGCTTCATTCATATTCAAGTCTATGTCACATTCTAATGATCTTGATTTTTTCAGAAAAACTCAGAAAGCCTCCACTGGAACAAACAGTGAACCAACAGTTAAGACATTCAATAAAAATGCCACATCTCCCAAAGTTGCACTGGGTAACTCAGTAGCAGATGTATCTCAGGGAGGGGAATCAATCACCCTTTTAGATAGGGATGAGGATGTTAACAATCAGAAGAAGCTCTTTCTCAATCCATCTATTCAGGAAAAGTGTAATGTCAGATCTGAAGAGCCTGCAGATAATGTAGAAACTTGCAGTATGCCTTTACACCCTTCTATGTCATTTCCAGAAGAGTCTAAGCACAGGAGCCCTCAAGAAAGCATGTCATCTCTTCCCAAAACAGTGATACTTGTTAACACACAAAATCTTGATAAGGAAATGATAGTATCCAGAAGAAGTACCTATCAAAAAATTCTTGCAATAGAGAAACAAGGTGCACAAGTTGTCGAACGTGATTCAGATTTACCTGTAGATGTTGTGATAAATTCTGCAATTTGTTTAGTTTGGTATGATTGCAGAAATATTGGAAAGAAAACAACTGCAGTGGATGAAGCTTCTTCAAGCTTACCCTTGTGCATTGAGAACATTGCAACAAATGTTTTGACTTTGCTGAGTTTCACTTTCAGTGGCTGCATTCTG GTCTTTGAGGGAGAACACAGTTTCCTTTCTACTGTAATGGAATCCTCTGATGGACTTTATGCTGCAGCAGCGAGCCTTGGAATTGATGTGCAGCTCTTTTGTTCCTATTCATCTGAGTTGACTGATGAAATTATAATGAGCTGCATTGGATATGCCACTGGAGGTGTATATCCAAGAATGACTGAATCAGAAACTCTTGCAGAGTCATTTCTTACAAAGTTTCCTTCAGTCAATCCTTTGACAGCTCATGCAATTTTATCTTCGGGAGGCATGCTTATTGAGTTCCTGGAATGGTCAAATGAATGCAGGATTCGCGCGCTCCAGAAATTTAATGTTCCTGATGAAAGTATCAATTTGTTAGGTGCTTTATTGAAATATGGTGAGCGGGAGGATTCGAGATCAATAATGACAGACTATTCTTCTTCAGTCTCTTCTGGTATGGACTCTGAAAGGTTCAATCTAAATGTTGcttctaaaagaaaaagatggagcTACGATGATAGCCTTGAAAACATTGATATACAAACGGATGATTTATTGCACGATGATACAGTAAAGCACTTTTCTAAAGGTACCCTTAATACTTCTACAGGAACAAAACCTTATGAGTCATTCATGTCAAAAGATCATGACACATTTCATGAGTTCAAAAACCCGATACCATATGAGAGCAATCTGTTCCATCAAGAACATGGATTCGATGAAGCTATGATGATGAATCATTTTGTTGTTCCAGAGCCATATGATTTTCAAAAGTCTAAAGAACCTCAAAGGTTTAAGGAAACTAAAAAGCCTGCTTTATCTTCCAAAGATAGGTTGTCAGGTCAACTACAGGGAACAGACGTGGATTTGTTGAAAAGCTTTGATCTGCATGATATCAGCAGTTCTGATATTCTTTTTGAGGACCAAAAAGGTGAAGTCATTGACCTGACTGGAAGTCCTGCACCAGGTATGGAGTTTTCTTCTGTTGACAACCCCATATCCTTTTTTATCCCTGAAATGGAAAAATATGGCATGATAAAGTCCAAAACTGCAAGAAGATTATCATTTGACAAAAACCATCAGCCTAAGTTTCCAACAAGTACAGAAATTTGCTCAGGTTCAAATATTCGGAATTCTGTAAAAGACCAGAAGAAGAGTTTACATGTTGGAGCCAGCAATTCCTCAGATATAGATCTTGAAAATAATGCTACATCTTTAGACAAACGTAACAAGCTTTTAGAGGATTGTTTCAAACATAGATCTGCTGAAAAATCTCAAGGGTTACAGTTCCAAGGGAGGAACTCGTCACTTCATGGAGATACTCCGCTCTCACATGCCCTCCATTTGGCCAGTCCGCAACAAAAGTCTCCATGGACAATGGAGTTTCTtaacaaaataaaggaaaagagtAGAATTCGTCATCAGTCCCTTCCTTGTGACACAGCTGCCCCTTGTTTTGGGTGTTCGGGGGATGTATCGAAAGTTACCAAGCGAAGAAGCCCCTCCATTCTTGAATTTTTCAAGTACCAAGGAGGCAACAATATGAGGAAGATACCAGAACAAAAGAAACATAAGCGATCTACACAGTTGAGTTCATCAAAAGATGAAAAAACTTCTGCCTCCACTCTTCCCACATGGACACCTCTAGATAAAAGAGCACGGCAG ACACTATCTTTTGCAAATGAGGGAAAAGGCCAAACTAAGCTGGTCTGGAGTGATGGAATTCACAATCCGAGCAAAAAGTTTTTCCATTAA